A single window of Treponema denticola ATCC 35405 DNA harbors:
- the aepY gene encoding phosphonopyruvate decarboxylase, which translates to MIRPQFFYELLKENGTDFFTGVPDSLLKSFCAYITDNVEGKNHIIAANEGCAVGLAAGHYFATGRVPLVYMQNSGLGNTVNPLLSLADREVYSVPLLLVIGWRGEPNVHDEPQHIKQGRVTCSLLDAMEIPYCILSDEEAEARAQLEKAYSHIKASSSPYAVVVRKGIFDSYKLKTNEAVPAEMSREEAIEKIILNAPSNACFVSTTGMASRELYELRDKHGQGHAKDFLTVGSMGHASQIALGIALSKPGKKIFCIDGDGAAIMHLGGLTAIGSQRPKNMVHIILNNGAHDSVGGQPTVGRKINLCSIAFACGYTKVVSVKTIKELETQLKDLSSAEGSFLIEVLVSKGARADLGRPKSSPIENKRAFMEFLEEKHD; encoded by the coding sequence ATGATAAGACCTCAGTTTTTTTATGAGCTGTTAAAAGAAAACGGAACCGACTTTTTTACCGGTGTTCCCGATTCCCTTTTAAAAAGCTTTTGTGCTTATATTACCGATAATGTAGAAGGTAAAAATCATATTATCGCAGCAAATGAAGGTTGTGCCGTAGGACTTGCCGCAGGACATTATTTTGCAACAGGAAGGGTTCCTCTTGTTTATATGCAGAATTCCGGTTTAGGGAACACGGTCAATCCCTTGCTTTCGCTTGCAGACAGAGAAGTATATTCAGTTCCTCTGCTGCTGGTAATCGGCTGGCGCGGGGAACCTAATGTGCATGATGAGCCTCAGCATATAAAGCAGGGCAGGGTTACTTGTTCCCTCCTTGATGCAATGGAAATTCCCTATTGTATTCTTTCGGATGAAGAAGCTGAGGCAAGAGCTCAGCTTGAAAAGGCTTACTCTCATATAAAAGCTTCAAGTTCTCCTTACGCAGTTGTAGTGCGTAAAGGAATTTTTGATTCTTATAAGTTAAAAACAAATGAAGCTGTTCCTGCCGAGATGAGCCGCGAGGAAGCAATCGAAAAAATAATATTAAATGCTCCTTCAAATGCTTGTTTTGTATCTACCACAGGAATGGCTTCGCGGGAACTTTATGAGCTCCGTGATAAACACGGCCAAGGTCATGCCAAAGATTTTTTAACTGTCGGCTCTATGGGTCATGCTTCACAAATTGCTCTAGGTATTGCTTTGAGTAAACCCGGTAAAAAGATATTTTGCATAGATGGAGACGGAGCTGCTATTATGCACTTGGGGGGGCTGACAGCAATAGGTTCACAAAGGCCAAAAAATATGGTGCACATCATTTTAAATAACGGTGCACATGATTCGGTTGGAGGACAGCCCACTGTCGGAAGAAAAATAAATCTTTGCAGTATCGCTTTTGCCTGCGGTTACACTAAGGTGGTATCGGTTAAAACCATTAAAGAACTTGAAACTCAGCTAAAAGATTTATCTTCAGCTGAAGGATCTTTTCTTATCGAAGTGTTGGTGTCAAAGGGAGCAAGAGCGGATTTAGGAAGACCTAAATCATCGCCTATCGAAAACAAAAGAGCATTTATGGAATTTTTGGAGGAGAAACATGATTAA
- a CDS encoding HD domain-containing protein, translated as MIELSDFSKPIRDPIWKHIWMNDELYAVTKTDSFMRLYNIKQLGPTELVYPGAGHTRAVHSIGVYNIALKMLNILLKKGADSWVSKEGSMSFLAAALLHDLGHFPFTHSLKELKLKEHEELTGELILKEPLRSVTAKTGAVPEQTAAIITGKGKEDSETVFFQKLLSGVLDPDKLDYLNRDAFYCGVPYGIQDTDFILSQLLPDKKNGIKIESKAILSVESILFSKYLMYKSVYWHKDVRIATAMMKKAIFTGLERSEFSPQDLYHQDDDGIFRLLEKSNYPEKKLAEDLRLGKIYRIIAEEAFQSDNPRHRSLEDLHKRRAAEETLAEYFSNKTGSKIGSEDIIIDIPERISFESDLFIEDEKKIFSESSTVFSKEFIKTLVPSLRKIRIAVSDKIYKKVINLKQTTLPIF; from the coding sequence ATGATAGAATTAAGCGATTTTTCAAAGCCTATTCGAGATCCGATATGGAAACATATATGGATGAATGATGAATTATATGCCGTAACAAAGACAGACTCTTTTATGCGTCTATATAATATAAAACAGCTGGGCCCGACAGAGCTTGTTTATCCCGGTGCCGGCCATACAAGAGCCGTCCACAGTATCGGAGTTTACAACATAGCCCTAAAAATGCTCAATATTTTGTTAAAAAAGGGGGCGGATTCTTGGGTTTCAAAAGAAGGCTCTATGTCCTTTTTAGCGGCCGCCCTACTCCATGACCTCGGCCACTTTCCGTTTACTCACTCCCTCAAAGAATTAAAGTTAAAAGAGCATGAAGAACTTACCGGAGAGCTTATCTTAAAAGAGCCTTTGCGTTCTGTAACAGCCAAAACAGGAGCAGTCCCTGAGCAGACGGCCGCTATAATAACAGGTAAAGGCAAGGAGGACTCGGAAACCGTTTTTTTTCAAAAACTTCTTTCAGGCGTCTTAGACCCCGATAAATTAGACTACCTAAACAGAGATGCTTTTTATTGCGGGGTTCCTTACGGGATTCAAGATACCGATTTTATCCTTTCACAGCTTCTCCCCGATAAAAAAAACGGAATAAAAATAGAATCTAAGGCAATCTTAAGCGTTGAAAGTATCCTGTTTTCAAAATATCTTATGTATAAATCGGTTTACTGGCACAAAGATGTGCGGATTGCAACGGCTATGATGAAAAAAGCCATATTTACAGGACTGGAAAGGTCGGAATTCTCACCTCAAGACCTGTACCACCAAGATGATGATGGCATTTTCAGACTTTTAGAAAAAAGCAATTACCCCGAAAAAAAATTAGCAGAAGACTTAAGACTTGGTAAAATATATCGCATAATAGCCGAGGAAGCCTTTCAAAGCGATAATCCCAGACACCGCAGCTTAGAGGACCTGCATAAACGCCGAGCAGCAGAAGAAACCTTGGCTGAATATTTTTCAAATAAAACGGGGAGCAAAATAGGCAGTGAAGACATTATTATAGATATACCTGAACGTATTTCTTTTGAATCCGATCTCTTTATAGAAGATGAAAAAAAGATATTCAGTGAAAGCTCCACCGTTTTCTCAAAAGAATTTATAAAAACTCTTGTACCTTCTTTAAGAAAAATAAGGATAGCCGTTTCGGATAAAATTTATAAAAAAGTCATAAATCTTAAGCAAACAACCTTGCCGATTTTTTAA
- a CDS encoding 2-aminoethylphosphonate aminotransferase — translation MIKQAVILAGGLGSRLKDKTKTMPKGFLEIGGTAIVEQSVQKLLAHGIEKIVIGTGHCNEYYDNLAKKYPAIITVKNENYANTGSMGTLEVCASFVNESFLLLESDLIYDSAGLFSLINDERKNLILASGATKSGDEVYLEADEKNCLTGLSKNRDALKNIFGELVGITKLTKSTLDKMCAYAKIHHSDLPKMEYEHALLEAAKTIPVAIKRIEYFVWREIDNEDHLEMAVKNIYPHIVENEKLRAVRREVLLNPGPATTTDSVKYAQVSADICPREKAFGDLMQWLCDELKLFALASETNPDEYETVMFGCSGTGADEVMVSSCVPDTGRLLVIDNGSYGARMAKIADIYKIPMDIFKSSTYEPLDLQKLEAEFATKKYTHLACVYHETTTGLLNPLHIICPMAKKYGMVTIVDAVSAYCGMPMDLKSLGIDFMASTSNKNIQGMAGVGFVICNKAELEKTKDYPMRNYYLNLYDQYAYFAKTHQTRFTPPVQTMYALRQAVLETKQETVQKRYERYTACWNILVAAIKKLGLKMLVKEEHQSHFITAILEPETPKYSFEALHDFAAEHSFTIYPGKLGNIDTFRIANIGDIQPEEMRRFTVKLKEYMNGIGVGV, via the coding sequence ATGATTAAACAAGCTGTAATTTTAGCGGGCGGTTTAGGTTCGCGCTTAAAAGATAAAACCAAAACTATGCCGAAAGGCTTTTTGGAGATAGGCGGCACTGCAATTGTGGAGCAATCCGTACAAAAGCTTCTTGCTCACGGAATTGAAAAAATCGTAATCGGAACGGGACATTGCAATGAGTACTATGATAACCTCGCAAAAAAATATCCAGCGATTATCACGGTAAAGAATGAAAACTATGCAAATACCGGCAGCATGGGTACCCTTGAAGTTTGTGCTTCCTTTGTGAACGAGTCTTTTTTACTTTTAGAATCCGATCTCATTTATGATTCAGCCGGTTTATTTTCTCTTATAAACGATGAGCGTAAAAATCTAATATTGGCAAGCGGAGCTACCAAATCAGGTGATGAGGTGTATCTTGAGGCTGATGAAAAGAATTGTCTTACAGGTCTTTCTAAAAATAGGGATGCTTTAAAAAATATTTTTGGAGAGCTTGTCGGTATTACCAAATTAACCAAGAGCACATTGGATAAGATGTGTGCTTATGCAAAAATACATCACAGTGATTTACCTAAGATGGAATATGAGCATGCACTTTTGGAAGCGGCAAAAACGATACCTGTCGCAATAAAAAGAATAGAATATTTTGTTTGGCGCGAAATAGATAACGAAGACCATTTAGAGATGGCTGTAAAAAATATTTATCCTCATATTGTTGAAAACGAGAAGCTGCGTGCGGTACGCCGTGAGGTTTTACTTAATCCCGGTCCTGCAACCACTACGGACAGCGTAAAATATGCACAAGTTTCTGCCGATATTTGCCCGCGTGAAAAAGCATTCGGTGACTTAATGCAATGGCTTTGTGATGAATTAAAACTTTTTGCTCTCGCTTCCGAAACCAATCCCGATGAATATGAAACCGTGATGTTCGGCTGTTCCGGTACCGGTGCCGATGAGGTTATGGTTTCTTCATGCGTGCCTGATACGGGAAGGCTTTTGGTAATAGACAATGGGTCATATGGTGCCCGCATGGCCAAAATTGCCGATATTTATAAAATTCCTATGGATATTTTTAAAAGCTCGACATATGAACCCTTGGATTTACAAAAATTGGAAGCTGAATTTGCAACAAAAAAATATACTCACCTTGCCTGTGTTTATCATGAAACTACTACAGGACTTTTAAACCCATTACATATCATTTGTCCTATGGCTAAAAAATACGGCATGGTTACGATTGTGGATGCGGTAAGCGCGTATTGCGGAATGCCCATGGATCTAAAAAGCCTCGGTATCGATTTTATGGCCTCTACCAGCAATAAAAACATTCAAGGAATGGCCGGTGTCGGTTTTGTGATTTGCAATAAGGCAGAGCTTGAAAAAACAAAAGATTATCCAATGCGGAACTATTATTTAAATCTTTATGACCAATATGCCTATTTTGCAAAAACGCATCAGACGCGTTTTACGCCGCCCGTACAAACCATGTATGCCTTGCGTCAGGCCGTGCTTGAAACAAAACAGGAAACGGTGCAAAAACGCTATGAACGCTATACCGCATGTTGGAATATCTTAGTCGCAGCCATTAAAAAGCTCGGTCTTAAAATGCTGGTAAAAGAAGAACACCAGAGTCATTTTATTACGGCAATTTTAGAGCCTGAAACTCCTAAATACAGCTTTGAAGCCTTGCATGATTTTGCTGCAGAACACAGCTTTACAATTTATCCGGGAAAACTTGGTAATATCGATACATTCCGCATTGCCAATATCGGCGATATCCAACCTGAAGAAATGCGCCGCTTTACGGTGAAACTTAAAGAATATATGAATGGAATTGGGGTAGGGGTGTAA
- a CDS encoding flagellar filament outer layer protein FlaA — protein MKHGGLVFAGIALMLLFAFAPLTAQQGSINYQTYMVDTFDNPDGQDWAYQAVGSKFITEGYPKVQYLNGMPHAVKVMHDDAENAKFLGLEFKFNRKGDNWVDVVPTKDGKPYEIPFKGNIHRLDMWVWGAGYYYNIEILVRDCEGRTHALPLGYVNFKGWKNMHVTVPTNIPQASRYIGNKNKMTFVAFRIRTAPFERVDSFKIFFDEFKALTDVYVDSYDGYELADQSFDGEKTE, from the coding sequence ATGAAACATGGCGGTTTAGTTTTTGCGGGCATTGCTTTAATGTTGTTGTTCGCTTTTGCACCTTTAACGGCGCAGCAAGGTTCGATTAATTATCAAACTTATATGGTCGATACATTTGATAATCCTGACGGCCAAGATTGGGCTTATCAGGCTGTTGGAAGTAAATTTATTACTGAAGGCTATCCCAAGGTTCAATATCTTAACGGAATGCCTCATGCAGTAAAGGTAATGCATGATGATGCTGAAAATGCTAAATTTCTTGGGCTTGAGTTTAAATTTAACCGAAAAGGTGATAACTGGGTAGATGTTGTTCCCACCAAAGATGGTAAACCCTATGAAATTCCCTTTAAAGGGAATATTCACCGATTGGATATGTGGGTTTGGGGTGCCGGATATTACTATAACATAGAAATTCTTGTTCGGGACTGTGAAGGAAGAACTCATGCTCTTCCCTTAGGTTATGTTAACTTTAAAGGCTGGAAAAATATGCATGTGACTGTTCCTACAAACATACCTCAGGCATCCAGATATATTGGAAATAAAAATAAGATGACTTTTGTAGCTTTTAGAATCAGAACGGCACCTTTTGAAAGAGTTGATTCATTTAAGATATTTTTTGATGAATTTAAAGCCCTGACAGATGTCTATGTTGATTCTTATGACGGCTACGAATTGGCTGATCAATCTTTTGACGGTGAAAAAACCGAATAG
- a CDS encoding flagellar filament outer layer protein FlaA, protein MKKSIAIILFLVGFVAFSFAQQNNNDFSTIDAADPNKVGVDTAEQRIKEVSIEKFETEGTWYAMMSADEGVVRARLFNGNPLNKKPIPAEEGLELADEKVLGVKVSFYRRGYNSFEVHATKALPVEGIAKTASVWVVGRSYPHTMKLIVEDFWGKRFELYVGKLNHSGWKLMTVAIPPQNAAGKTGIIQKDYHYGTSMGLKIVGFRVECDPEEAYGHYYIYFDDLRVVSDLYEVDMRDQDDMSDNW, encoded by the coding sequence ATGAAAAAGAGTATAGCTATAATTTTGTTTTTGGTAGGTTTTGTTGCATTTTCTTTTGCCCAGCAAAATAATAATGATTTTTCTACAATAGATGCTGCCGATCCTAATAAAGTCGGTGTTGATACTGCAGAGCAGAGAATTAAAGAAGTTTCTATTGAAAAATTTGAAACCGAAGGTACTTGGTACGCAATGATGTCTGCCGATGAAGGTGTAGTACGTGCCAGACTTTTTAACGGTAATCCCTTGAACAAAAAACCGATTCCTGCAGAAGAAGGACTTGAGCTTGCAGATGAGAAAGTTCTGGGTGTAAAAGTTTCTTTTTACCGACGCGGATATAACTCGTTTGAAGTTCATGCAACAAAGGCTCTCCCCGTAGAAGGAATCGCAAAAACTGCAAGTGTTTGGGTTGTAGGCCGAAGTTATCCCCACACAATGAAATTAATAGTAGAAGACTTTTGGGGAAAGAGATTTGAACTTTATGTTGGAAAACTCAATCATTCCGGTTGGAAGCTTATGACTGTCGCTATTCCCCCGCAGAACGCTGCCGGAAAGACGGGTATCATCCAAAAGGATTATCACTATGGTACAAGCATGGGGCTTAAAATCGTAGGATTCCGTGTTGAATGTGATCCGGAAGAGGCTTATGGCCATTATTACATCTACTTTGATGATCTTCGCGTTGTAAGCGACTTATATGAAGTTGATATGCGAGATCAGGACGATATGTCTGATAACTGGTAA
- a CDS encoding late competence development ComFB family protein, protein MIIHNVMEDLVYTEVNKLFDEAEEKKESWLTCSCMQCRVDTMCYVLNRVKPRYIKSGRGLAHFLKFEKTEKVQIMADITSLVIEGMHRVLSTKRPHDHEPIFETENTPVFNFPAITGNILNGSNFRPMEDATISLKMNGELVSQMSILWDNPYTISEKTPGAYTFCPKAIPAKNAGDKEKFIFVLKAEKEGFDPTNFSFDIELTAEDMVKSPLDSSNFYQIKNLFLCEHSEEE, encoded by the coding sequence ATGATCATTCATAACGTTATGGAAGACTTGGTATATACCGAAGTCAACAAACTATTTGATGAAGCCGAAGAAAAAAAAGAAAGCTGGCTTACATGCAGTTGTATGCAATGCAGAGTTGACACCATGTGCTATGTACTCAACCGGGTTAAACCCCGCTATATAAAATCGGGGAGAGGCCTCGCTCACTTTTTAAAATTCGAAAAAACGGAAAAAGTACAGATTATGGCCGATATTACAAGTTTGGTAATTGAAGGTATGCACAGGGTTCTTTCTACAAAAAGGCCTCATGACCATGAACCCATATTCGAAACCGAAAACACACCCGTTTTTAATTTTCCTGCCATAACAGGCAATATTTTAAACGGAAGCAATTTTAGACCGATGGAAGATGCTACGATAAGCCTTAAAATGAACGGAGAGCTGGTATCCCAGATGAGCATTCTTTGGGATAATCCTTATACAATATCGGAAAAGACACCCGGAGCTTATACCTTTTGTCCCAAAGCAATTCCTGCAAAAAATGCAGGAGATAAGGAAAAGTTTATTTTTGTCCTTAAAGCTGAAAAAGAAGGCTTTGATCCGACTAACTTTTCATTCGATATTGAATTAACGGCAGAAGACATGGTAAAATCTCCTTTGGACTCTTCAAATTTTTATCAAATCAAAAATTTGTTCTTATGCGAACACAGTGAGGAAGAATGA
- the aepX gene encoding phosphoenolpyruvate mutase, with product MEKRVYLGLTADIIHPGIINIINEGAKHGQLIIGLLTDSAIVSHKRLPYLTYEQRKQVVENIKGVSKVVPQEDWSYIPNLKKLKPDFIIHGDDWKSGSLSKIRDEVIEVMKEWGGEVIEVPYTKGINSSALASNMHSIGTTPEIRMKTLRRLIEAKPIVRIMEAHSGLSGLIIENLEVQKDDGVHRYDGMWSSSLTDSTSKGKPDIEAVDLTTRLQGLTDILECTTKPIIFDGDTGGKTEHFVFTVRTLERNGVSAIIIEDKVGLKKNSLFGTEAKQELADVEDFCHKISEGKKAQVTKDFMIIARLESLIAGHSVDEALERAFAYVKAGADGVMIHSKEKHGNDIKEFCERFRKEYEKVPIVLVPTTYNQFTEKELASWGANIIIYANHMLRASYPAMLKAAQTILEAERSLEVNDMCLSIKQILELIPGTK from the coding sequence ATGGAAAAAAGGGTTTATTTAGGGCTTACTGCGGATATTATTCACCCGGGTATCATTAACATAATAAACGAAGGTGCAAAACATGGGCAGCTGATAATCGGTTTATTGACAGACAGTGCAATCGTTTCCCATAAAAGGCTTCCATATCTCACGTATGAACAGCGTAAACAGGTAGTCGAAAATATTAAGGGTGTAAGCAAAGTTGTTCCTCAGGAAGATTGGTCTTATATTCCGAACTTAAAAAAACTTAAGCCCGATTTTATTATTCACGGCGATGATTGGAAAAGCGGTTCTTTAAGTAAGATTCGGGATGAGGTTATCGAAGTGATGAAAGAATGGGGCGGCGAGGTTATTGAAGTCCCGTACACCAAGGGGATTAATTCAAGCGCTCTTGCCTCGAACATGCACAGTATAGGTACTACCCCCGAAATCAGGATGAAAACCTTACGGCGGCTTATTGAAGCTAAACCGATAGTCCGCATAATGGAAGCCCATTCAGGTCTTTCGGGGCTCATCATAGAAAATCTTGAAGTGCAAAAAGATGACGGTGTTCACCGCTATGACGGAATGTGGTCTTCCAGCTTGACAGACTCCACCAGTAAGGGAAAACCAGATATAGAAGCTGTTGACCTTACAACCCGTTTGCAAGGTTTAACCGATATTCTTGAATGCACTACCAAGCCTATTATTTTTGATGGGGACACCGGGGGAAAGACCGAACACTTTGTTTTTACTGTCCGAACTCTTGAACGCAACGGCGTTTCTGCCATCATAATCGAAGATAAGGTTGGTTTAAAGAAGAACAGCCTTTTCGGCACGGAAGCAAAGCAGGAATTGGCAGATGTCGAAGATTTTTGTCATAAAATTTCCGAGGGAAAAAAGGCACAAGTTACAAAGGACTTTATGATAATAGCCCGTCTTGAATCTCTTATAGCAGGTCATTCGGTTGATGAAGCCTTGGAGCGTGCCTTTGCCTATGTAAAAGCCGGCGCCGATGGCGTTATGATTCACAGCAAAGAAAAACATGGAAACGATATAAAAGAATTTTGCGAACGCTTTAGAAAGGAATATGAAAAGGTGCCGATAGTTTTGGTACCCACAACATATAATCAATTTACCGAAAAGGAATTGGCTTCTTGGGGGGCAAATATAATTATCTATGCCAACCACATGTTGCGAGCTTCATATCCTGCAATGCTTAAAGCAGCTCAGACAATTTTAGAGGCCGAGCGTTCTTTAGAGGTAAATGACATGTGCCTTTCGATTAAACAAATTTTGGAACTTATTCCGGGGACTAAATAA
- the purQ gene encoding phosphoribosylformylglycinamidine synthase I, producing MMKPRALVLHATGTNRDGDAARALELAGAEPEIVHINKLKAKEKNWKDYEILVIPGGFSYADALGAGKLFALDLSNYFFDEVSEFVAAGKPVIGICNGFQVLVKSGILPGKEKDGKVILDKDGYKNRQATLTYNKQGRFECRFTTMIPQKSNCIWTKDLKGNIHCPIAHGEGRFLTDSQKTLDDLFEKGQIALVYGGKDAEKSIPANGEYPFNPNGSLADIAGICNTKGNVLGLMPHPENNVVIRERDSEEEKERTKLCLDMWKAGVNYVL from the coding sequence ATGATGAAACCCAGAGCCCTAGTATTACACGCAACAGGCACCAATAGAGACGGAGATGCGGCAAGAGCCTTAGAACTTGCCGGAGCAGAACCCGAGATTGTACATATAAACAAACTTAAAGCAAAAGAAAAAAATTGGAAGGATTATGAAATTCTTGTAATTCCGGGCGGTTTTTCTTATGCAGATGCTCTTGGGGCAGGCAAACTCTTTGCCCTCGATTTAAGCAATTACTTTTTTGACGAGGTAAGCGAATTCGTAGCGGCAGGAAAGCCGGTCATAGGTATTTGTAACGGTTTTCAGGTTTTGGTAAAATCAGGCATCCTTCCCGGAAAGGAAAAAGACGGAAAGGTAATTTTAGATAAGGACGGCTATAAAAACAGACAGGCTACCCTAACCTATAATAAACAAGGCAGATTTGAGTGCCGCTTTACAACTATGATTCCTCAAAAATCAAACTGTATCTGGACAAAGGACCTAAAGGGCAATATACACTGCCCCATAGCCCACGGTGAAGGACGGTTTTTGACCGACTCTCAAAAAACTCTCGATGACTTGTTCGAAAAAGGACAGATTGCTCTGGTTTACGGAGGAAAAGATGCCGAAAAAAGCATTCCCGCAAACGGAGAGTATCCTTTTAATCCTAACGGATCTCTTGCCGATATAGCCGGCATATGCAATACTAAGGGAAATGTGCTTGGCCTCATGCCACATCCCGAAAATAATGTAGTTATAAGAGAAAGGGATTCTGAAGAAGAAAAAGAACGCACAAAACTCTGCCTCGATATGTGGAAGGCCGGAGTCAACTATGTTCTATAA
- a CDS encoding cation:proton antiporter, producing the protein MNKLAEFLPAFMHFSRLENTNLILLLGIILLLGALGGTVFKKLKIPQVVGYIVIGIIIGQSGFQILSAQIITALDPLSSIALALIGFLIGGELKTKVIKKYGTQFVGILIFESIVPFITVSIVISLVAYFVTKNFAASFSIGLILGSISSATAPAATTDVLRENRTKGPLTTTVLGIVAMDDAVALVLYALASSIAASLLGAQTASFGKQILLLLYNIFGSICLGSLIGFLLSLIIRNMMTDSGRILGFSLGCLLLSTGIAYLLALDTILAAMALGFFMVNFAPAKTRSTFTLVENFTPPIYVLFFVLVGAKLNIWNVTPFIGLLALLYVILRTVGKTIGAILGSMLTKAPETVKKYLPFCLLSQAGVAIGLSISAGQDFSDTIGPTILLIVTATTFIVQLVGPIFVKYGVKKSGECGLDVTEEDLITTLSLGDVMLNGKVICSPESPAIISENMPLNEIIDSFSHSPNLNYAVKGDDGRLTGIISLEHLKETLTMTAIYDCVFAMDIMQPADIVCSQKTGLKDLYELYTEKDTYAIPIIGDNGEPLGMAEKDAVDHFLHGKIIELHKNAYGLD; encoded by the coding sequence ATGAATAAATTGGCTGAATTCCTTCCCGCTTTTATGCACTTTTCACGGCTTGAAAATACAAATCTTATTTTACTTTTAGGCATAATATTGCTTTTAGGTGCTCTTGGAGGAACTGTTTTTAAAAAACTAAAAATTCCTCAGGTTGTAGGTTATATTGTAATCGGCATAATAATAGGGCAGTCCGGTTTTCAGATTTTATCGGCTCAAATAATTACTGCATTGGATCCCTTATCGAGTATCGCTTTAGCTCTTATCGGCTTTTTAATAGGAGGGGAGTTAAAAACCAAGGTAATTAAAAAATACGGAACCCAGTTTGTCGGTATCTTGATTTTTGAGTCCATAGTTCCTTTTATAACTGTCTCTATCGTAATTTCCCTTGTTGCATATTTTGTTACAAAGAATTTTGCCGCTTCCTTTTCTATAGGCTTAATCTTGGGCTCCATATCCTCTGCGACGGCTCCTGCGGCAACTACCGATGTTTTACGCGAAAACAGAACAAAAGGCCCTTTAACAACTACTGTTCTAGGTATTGTTGCAATGGATGATGCCGTTGCCCTTGTGTTATATGCCCTTGCTTCTTCAATAGCTGCTTCTCTTTTGGGAGCTCAAACGGCAAGTTTCGGAAAACAAATCCTTTTACTTCTTTATAATATTTTCGGATCTATCTGTTTGGGAAGCCTGATAGGCTTTTTGTTGAGTTTGATTATCAGAAATATGATGACGGATTCAGGCAGAATTTTGGGCTTTTCATTGGGCTGCCTCCTCCTTTCTACCGGTATTGCTTATCTTCTTGCTCTGGATACTATCTTAGCTGCAATGGCCTTAGGCTTTTTTATGGTTAATTTTGCTCCTGCAAAAACCCGTTCCACATTTACCCTGGTAGAAAATTTTACCCCTCCTATTTATGTACTTTTTTTCGTTTTGGTCGGGGCAAAATTGAACATTTGGAATGTAACGCCCTTTATCGGTCTTCTGGCTCTTTTATATGTTATTTTGCGCACCGTTGGAAAGACAATAGGCGCTATTTTAGGTTCCATGCTTACAAAGGCTCCGGAAACCGTAAAGAAATACTTGCCGTTTTGTCTGTTAAGCCAGGCCGGTGTTGCCATCGGCCTTTCAATTTCGGCAGGTCAGGATTTTTCGGATACCATAGGGCCTACAATCCTGCTTATAGTTACGGCCACAACCTTTATAGTTCAACTGGTCGGACCTATTTTTGTAAAATACGGGGTAAAAAAATCGGGAGAATGCGGGCTTGATGTTACCGAAGAGGATTTGATTACTACATTATCTCTTGGGGATGTTATGTTGAACGGCAAGGTTATATGTTCTCCCGAATCTCCTGCCATCATTTCTGAAAATATGCCCTTAAATGAGATAATAGATTCTTTTAGTCATAGTCCTAACCTAAATTATGCTGTCAAAGGTGATGACGGAAGGCTTACCGGTATAATAAGTTTGGAACATTTAAAAGAAACCTTGACAATGACTGCTATCTATGACTGTGTTTTTGCCATGGACATAATGCAGCCTGCCGATATTGTCTGCTCTCAAAAAACAGGTTTAAAAGATCTATATGAACTTTATACCGAAAAAGACACCTACGCTATTCCTATAATCGGAGATAATGGCGAGCCTTTAGGTATGGCTGAAAAAGATGCTGTAGATCATTTTTTACACGGAAAAATAATAGAACTGCATAAAAATGCCTATGGTTTGGACTAA